A window of the Danio aesculapii chromosome 10, fDanAes4.1, whole genome shotgun sequence genome harbors these coding sequences:
- the LOC130236306 gene encoding cytochrome c oxidase assembly factor 4 homolog, mitochondrial, with product MASAPPPSPHNRSRSEDEEDPVDTMISKTGCAELHYTLLDCMAEHQDWRKCQTEVQKFKECMSAYQNTRKEQLLKQKTSATESV from the coding sequence ATGGCATCTGCTCCTCCTCCATCGCCACACAACCGGAGCAGGAGTGAAGATGAGGAAGATCCAGTGGACACGATGATCTCCAAGACGGGCTGTGCTGAGCTGCACTACACACTGCTGGACTGTATGGCTGAGCACCAGGACTGGAGAAAGTGTCAGACTGAGGTTCAGAAGTTTAAGGAGTGCATGAGCGCCTACCAGAACACTCGCAAAGAGCAGCTGCTGAAGCAAAAGACTTCAGCCACAGAGTCTGTCTAA